TTTCTTATGGCATTCCACATCTCATTTTTATTACTCATAGTCGGACATATTGAGCTAATTAAAAAATTTACCATTTTCCAAATAATTCCCCATGAAGTTTTTCTTGGAAAAGGTTTTATAGGAGTTATATTAGCAGTATGTTTACTGTATTTTCTTTTTAGACGATTGTTTCCTCCTGTAAAAGATTTATCTATTCCTTCGGATTATTTCCTTTTAATACTGCTTTTCATTGTTGTCTTATTTGGAAGTCAAATGGATTGGGCAAGAACATGGTATGGATATGAAGTATTAAGCATAGAAGACTATAACACTTATCTGCAAAGTTTAATTACGCTTAAACCAGATGTCCCAGATAATGCTACAATGTCTGGTCATTCATTTATGCTTATTATTCATGTATTTTTTGCCAACATATTTCTTATATACTTTCCGTTCAGTTCAATCATACATTCAATCTTTGCAATCCCAAT
The nucleotide sequence above comes from Desulfobacterales bacterium. Encoded proteins:
- a CDS encoding respiratory nitrate reductase subunit gamma, whose translation is IALQIYPEEQPSWFFVLKDTFFLPTVKRHKPVLWLFLMAFHISFLLLIVGHIELIKKFTIFQIIPHEVFLGKGFIGVILAVCLLYFLFRRLFPPVKDLSIPSDYFLLILLFIVVLFGSQMDWARTWYGYEVLSIEDYNTYLQSLITLKPDVPDNATMSGHSFMLIIHVFFANIFLIYFPFSSIIHSIFAIPMNKLRRG